One Anolis carolinensis isolate JA03-04 chromosome 5, rAnoCar3.1.pri, whole genome shotgun sequence DNA segment encodes these proteins:
- the LOC100560714 gene encoding phytanoyl-CoA dioxygenase, peroxisomal, producing the protein MEESRGRGASLRLEVLLRHLSSSRAAGATLAPSPTSGQLATEKYPTQFRYTLDNNLLSPEQRHFYEENGYLVIRNLVSSEDIECFRNEFMKICKNEVKVPGLLIMRDISIAKSEFIADQKAVTKIQDFIGDEELFRYCTLPQILKYVECIVGPNIMAMHTMLINKPPDPGKKSSRHPLHQDLHYFPFRPADRIVCSWTAMERIDRRNGCLVVLPGSHKGPLKQHDYPEWEGGVNKMYHGVRDYDKNTPRVHLVMEKGDTVFFHPLLIHGSGMNRTEGFRKAISCHYASSDCHYIDVKGTSQEKLEEEVVAIAKKKYGVDSPIKLKDAWMIRSRLAKGKRINL; encoded by the exons ATGGAGGAAAGCCGAGGCCGGGGCGCCTCTCTCCGCCTGGAAGTGCTGCTGCGACACCTCTCCTCCTCCCGGGCCGCGGGAGCCACCCTC GCACCATCTCCTACTTCAGGCCAACTTGCTACAGAGAAATATCCAACACAGTTTCG TTACACATTGGATAATAACCTCCTTAGCCCAGAACAAAGACACTTCTATGAGGAGAATGGCTATCTGGTCATCAGAAATTTGGTTTCCAGTGAGGATATTGAATGTTTCAG aaacGAGTTCATGAAGATCTGCAAAAATGAGGTGAAAGTGCCTGGACTGTTGATCATGAGAGATATTTCAATTGCCAAGTCAGAGTTTATTGCAGATCAGAAAGCAGTTACAAAAATTCAAGATTTTATAGGAGACGAAGAGCTCTTCAGATATTGTACTTTGCCTCAG ATACTGAAATATGTTGAATGCATAGTAGGACCAAACATCATGGCTATGCACACCATGCTCATAAATAAACCTCCAGATCCTG GAAAGAAGAGTTCTCGCCATCCATTGCACCAGGATTTGCATTATTTCCCATTCCGGCCTGCGGATCGCATTGTTTGTTCCTGGACTGCAATGGAGAGGATTGATCGCAGAAATGGATGTCTGGTAGTACTGCCAGGATCACATAAGGGGCCTCTGAAGCAGCATGATTATCCTGAGTGGGAG GGTGGTGTAAACAAAATGTACCATGGAGTCCGTGACTATGATAAAAACACCCCAAGAGTTCACCTGGTTATGGAGAAAGGAGACACTGTGTTTTTCCACCCGTTACTGATCCACGGCTCTGGGATGAACAGGACTGAAGGTTTCAGAAAG GCAATCTCATGTCATTATGCAAGCTCTGACTGCCACTACATTGATGTGAAAGGTACTTCTCAGGAAAAACTTGAGGAAGAAGTTGTAGCGATTGCAAAAAAAAAGTATGGCGTAGATTCACCTATCAAGCTGAAG GATGCTTGGATGATTCGAAGTCGCCTTGCTAAAGGAAAGAGAATAAATCTTTGA